A single Rhopalosiphum padi isolate XX-2018 chromosome 4, ASM2088224v1, whole genome shotgun sequence DNA region contains:
- the LOC132928343 gene encoding mushroom body large-type Kenyon cell-specific protein 1 isoform X1 produces the protein MQLQRRTAVGCGPCPAAAHDRQAVRKHLRRWSHNMVLIIGLERIAEELMGRRKWHQYQDILAKNYLLEEELMDRREWVPVKTCNSCDVNTDLSIADHSPAELEPSSETGSLSGGSRSAESPEPEPGRRSSSTPPTAASEPCCADDRSPPPPPLLSLPNPTAAAAAAAMAAVASLNNSSSSSSTTTMTPAGGPPSPSALEAAAAGLPKWLLAAATLRLQETTAAAAAAAAAAAAATSAATGCKSPPAHRHHQQQQQQQQQQHQSLDQPLDLSAKSNNSNNNVSGSGGNASSSSASSTPSCPSSSSTPSSELKNVPATVAAAVAINPFTSDLIATDMVNQLRDLLPSTSTFLPHQTLNVPMVTTNNRNAFKTRTVKQPSHIAGRKTYTEDELQKALRDIQSGKLGTRRAAVIYGIPRSTLRNKVYKMALERDSGSVAGGAVTIRDASAGGDDPSNGQAAELLPLLAEEDDDEDRETTSVEDECTHRPAADGKDVHPAAHQQQPPPQHRGQQPRTPSSYMTVEDLLRITAEQQQQAAVAMPNAETLRLFLQHYANNKLLQNRPEPHYRGRDVPVDGRSPSPPPTAAATRFPLPITADLWPAAAAAAAAAAALDPQHMGTYLTHLLSSSVTAASPTGGLASPHLQSHGSPPPPPPPPPPQKQHMSAAHHQQELLKDFTVKDLMRKILDEEQQQQLQHLQQQYNSRLVDHRRWSSNGCSSSEPMDTGRSNDDDSNPSNVILRIPSYKPVPGSKGGDYESVACARDILSPGRANSARSDSSSPPSSSGGGVGGKHPVNLRDVIAKSITHRYQSDPPLPPPIPAVESFARAYHQYQQQHHHHHQQQQQHHHHLQQQQHGIPTSFGTGNSVIRNHNNNNLQQEDCRKRVPTPTNKSSSVITPSSAGAGFHTGGSSSSSSNSASAAAAAAAAAAAAAAGGKGTRPKRGKYRNYDRDSLVEAVRAVQRGEMSVHRAGSYYGVPHSTLEYKVKERHLMRPRKREPKNPPSSSSVSAAVAADHHSDRKKSTSDLSSSPSVVRPADKTTTTSSSSSSATPPAIKLPAHVQFPVQQQPPSLQTPNGLKMFDAAGPVGPYQPSFPFWAPSPFHVPMEFQRNPVTFPPMSMMQRMQAESRLHHHQAAAVAAASIASLGKNAREVAENLYDGTDNGSFLDGIIRSSLETGLKSAATMAAVQAAAKNAMKGGGRGRDGSDGDDCSPKGSPQVTGAEDDGEDHQEDRAATPQSCQDSVGDSDDEKSRLESPDGQEHRRRQRQQRHEDSEHETVADRASTASPERATETENDDDDIADAVV, from the exons GGTTGGAAAGGATCGCTGAAGAGTTAATGGGAAGAAGAAAATGGCACCAGTATCAAGACATTTTGgcgaaaaattatttactggaAGAGGAATTGATGGATCGGAGAGAATGGGTTCCCGTCAAAACGTGTAATTCGTGTGATGTGAACACAGACCTGAGTATAGCGGATCACTCACCTGCAGAACTG GAGCCATCGTCTGAAACGGGAAGCTTGAGCGGCGGCAGTCGCAGCGCAGAGAGTCCGGAACCGGAACCGGGCAGGCGGTCGTCCTCCACACCGCCGACGGCGGCATCAGAGCCGTGTTGCGCCGATGACCggtcgccgccgccaccgccactgCTGTCGCTGCCCAACCCCAcggccgccgctgccgccgccgcaaTGGCCGCGGTCGCGTCACTGAACAactcgtcgtcgtcatcgtccaCGACGACGATGACACCGGCTGGCGGGCCACCGTCGCCCAGCGCGCTGGAGGCCGCGGCCGCCGGCCTACCGAAATGGCTTTTGGCCGCCGCCACGCTCAGGCTGCAAGAGACGACGGCCGCCGCAGCGGCGGCAGCAGCCGCAGCCGCGGCCGCGACATCAGCGGCTACCGGATGCAAGTCGCCTCCCGCCCACCGTCACcatcaacagcagcagcagcagcagcagcagcaacaccaGTCGCTCGATCAACCGCTTGATCTCAGCGCCAAgagcaacaacagcaacaacaacgtCAGCGGTTCGGGCGGCAACGCTTCGTCGTCGTCCGCGTCGTCCACGCCGTCGTGCCCGAGCTCGTCGTCTACGCCGTCGTCCGAGCTGAAAAACGTGCCCGCCACCGTCGCGGCCGCCGTCGCCATCAACCCGTTCACGTCAGATCTCATCGCCACGGACATGGTGAACCAGCTGCGCGACCTGTTACCGAGCACGTCCACGTTCCTACCGCACCAAACGCTCAACGTGCCCATGGTGACCACCAACAATCGGAACGCGTTTAA GACGAGGACAGTGAAACAGCCAAGTCACATAGCCGGCCGGAAGACTTACACGGAGGATGAGTTGCAAAAGGCGCTTCGGGACATCCAGAGCGGCAAGTTGGGCACGAGGCGGGCGGCCGTCATATACGGCATACCCAGGTCGACGTTGCGGAACAAGGTGTACAAGATGGCGCTGGAACGGGACAGCGGAAGCGTCGCCGGCGGTGCAGTGACCATCAGAGACGCGTCGGCCGGCGGGGACGACCCGTCCAACGGACAAGCGGCCGAGCTGTTGCCGTTGCTGGCCGAAGAAGATGACGACGAGGACAGGGAAACGACGTCCGTCGAAGACGAATGCACACACAGACCGGCGGCGGACGGCAAAGACGTCCACCCCGCCGCACACCAACAACAACCACCGCCGCAGCACCGCGGCCAGCAGCCCAGGACGCCGTCGTCGTACATGACGGTCGAAGACTTGTTGCGGATCACGGCGGAACAACAGCAGCAGGCGGCCGTAGCCATGCCCAACGCCGAGACGCTCCGACTGTTCCTGCAACATTACGCCAACAACAAACTGCTGCAGAACAGACCGGAACCACATTACCGCGGGCGCGACGTACCAGTGGACGGCCGATCGCCATCGCCACCGCCTACAGCCGCTGCCACCAGGTTTCCGCTGCCCATCACTGCGGACCTATGGCCGGCGGCTGCAGCGgctgcagcggcggcggcggccttAGACCCTCAACACATGGGAACGTATCTGACGCACTTGTTGTCCTCGTCGGTGACGGCCGCGTCGCCTACGGGCGGATTGGCATCGCCGCACTTGCAATCGCATGGCAGCCCACCACccccaccaccaccgccacctcCGCAGAAGCAACACATGTCAGCGGCTCACCACCAGCAAGAATTACTCAAAGATTTCACCGTCAAAGACTTGATGCGCAAGATACTGGACGAAGAACAACAGCAGCAGCTGCAGCACTTGCAGCAACAGTACAACAGCAGACTGGTAGACCACAGACGGTGGTCGTCGAACGGTTGCAGTTCGTCTGAACCGATGGACACGGGTCGCAGCAACGACGACGACTCGAACCCGTCCAATGTCATCCTGAGAATACCATCGTACAAGCCAGTTCCCGGTAGTAAGGGTGGCGATTACGAGTCAGTGGCGTGTGCCAGGGACATCTTGTCTCCCGGGCGAGCCAACAGCGCCCGGAGTGAttcgtcgtcgccgccgtcgtCTTCCGGTGGCGGTGTTGGTGGCAAACATCCGGTAAATCTGAGAGACGTGATCGCCAAGAGCATCACGCACAGGTATCAGTCCGATCCGCCGCTCCCACCGCCCATACCAGCCGTCGAGTCGTTCGCCCGGGCCTATCATCAGTACCAGCAACAACACCATCATCACcaccaacaacaacaacagcaccACCATCATctgcagcaacagcagcatGGCATACCCACTTCTTTCGGTACCGGAAACTCAGTCATCAGGAAccacaacaacaataatttgcAGCAGGAAGATTGCCGTAAACGAGTGCCGACGCCCACCAACAAATCATCGTCGGTCATAACGCCTTCGTCCGCCGGAGCCGGGTTCCACACAGGCGGCTCTTCATCGTCGTCGTCCAACTCGGCGTcagctgcggcggcggcggctgcggctGCGGCAGCGGCAGCGGCCGGTGGCAAGGGCACCAGGCCCAAACGGGGTAAGTACAGAAACTACGACCGGGACAGTCTAGTGGAAGCTGTGCGAGCAGTGCAGCGTGGCGAAATGAGCGTGCACCGTGCTGGATCTTATTACGGAGTGCCGCACTCTACGCTCGAGTACAAGGTCAAGGAGAGACATCTGATGCGGCCCAGGAAACGGGAACCCAAGAACCCTCCGTCCTCGTCTTCAGTATCCGCGGCGGTTGCTGCCGACCACCATTCAGACCGAAAAAAGTCGACGTCCGATCTGTCGTCATCGCCGTCGGTCGTCCGGCCGGCCGACAAGACCACTACCACCTCGTCGTCCTCGTCGTCTGCCACGCCGCCGGCCATAAAACTGCCCGCGCACGTCCAGTTCCCGGTGCAACAACAACCACCGTCGCTTCAGACGCCCAATGGGCTCAAGATGTTCGACGCCGCAGGCCCGGTAGGCCCGTACCAGCCGTCGTTCCCGTTCTGGGCTCCGAGCCCGTTCCACGTGCCCATGGAGTTCCAGCGTAATCCGGTGACTTTCCCGCCGATGTCAATGATGCAACGGATGCAGGCCGAGTCACGACTACACCACCACCAGGCCGCGGCCGTGGCTGCCGCGTCCATCGCCAGCTTGGGCAAAAATGCCCGCGAGGTAGCTGAAAACCTGTACGACGGAACGGACAACGGCAGCTTCCTGGACGGTATTATCAGGTCCAGTCTGGAGACGGGGCTCAAGTCGGCGGCTACTATGGCAGCTGTCCAAGCGGCTGCCAAGAACGCCATGAAGGGAGGCGGACGAGGTAGAGATGGCAGTGACGGCGACGACTGCAGTCCGAAAGGTTCGCCGCAAGTGACTGGGGCCGAAGATGACGGTGAAGACCATCAGGAGGACCGAGCAGCTACGCCACAGTCGTGCCAGGACTCTGTCGGGGACAGCGACGACGAGAAGTCACGACTCGAGTCTCCGGACGGACAGGAACATCGCCGCCGTCAACGTCAACAGCGGCACGAAGATTCCGAACACGAAACAGTCGCCGACCGGGCGTCCACCGCTTCACCCGAACGCGCAACCGAAACGGAAAACGACGATGATGACATCGCCGACGCTGTCGTCTGA
- the LOC132928343 gene encoding mushroom body large-type Kenyon cell-specific protein 1 isoform X2, which produces MGRRKWHQYQDILAKNYLLEEELMDRREWVPVKTCNSCDVNTDLSIADHSPAELEPSSETGSLSGGSRSAESPEPEPGRRSSSTPPTAASEPCCADDRSPPPPPLLSLPNPTAAAAAAAMAAVASLNNSSSSSSTTTMTPAGGPPSPSALEAAAAGLPKWLLAAATLRLQETTAAAAAAAAAAAAATSAATGCKSPPAHRHHQQQQQQQQQQHQSLDQPLDLSAKSNNSNNNVSGSGGNASSSSASSTPSCPSSSSTPSSELKNVPATVAAAVAINPFTSDLIATDMVNQLRDLLPSTSTFLPHQTLNVPMVTTNNRNAFKTRTVKQPSHIAGRKTYTEDELQKALRDIQSGKLGTRRAAVIYGIPRSTLRNKVYKMALERDSGSVAGGAVTIRDASAGGDDPSNGQAAELLPLLAEEDDDEDRETTSVEDECTHRPAADGKDVHPAAHQQQPPPQHRGQQPRTPSSYMTVEDLLRITAEQQQQAAVAMPNAETLRLFLQHYANNKLLQNRPEPHYRGRDVPVDGRSPSPPPTAAATRFPLPITADLWPAAAAAAAAAAALDPQHMGTYLTHLLSSSVTAASPTGGLASPHLQSHGSPPPPPPPPPPQKQHMSAAHHQQELLKDFTVKDLMRKILDEEQQQQLQHLQQQYNSRLVDHRRWSSNGCSSSEPMDTGRSNDDDSNPSNVILRIPSYKPVPGSKGGDYESVACARDILSPGRANSARSDSSSPPSSSGGGVGGKHPVNLRDVIAKSITHRYQSDPPLPPPIPAVESFARAYHQYQQQHHHHHQQQQQHHHHLQQQQHGIPTSFGTGNSVIRNHNNNNLQQEDCRKRVPTPTNKSSSVITPSSAGAGFHTGGSSSSSSNSASAAAAAAAAAAAAAAGGKGTRPKRGKYRNYDRDSLVEAVRAVQRGEMSVHRAGSYYGVPHSTLEYKVKERHLMRPRKREPKNPPSSSSVSAAVAADHHSDRKKSTSDLSSSPSVVRPADKTTTTSSSSSSATPPAIKLPAHVQFPVQQQPPSLQTPNGLKMFDAAGPVGPYQPSFPFWAPSPFHVPMEFQRNPVTFPPMSMMQRMQAESRLHHHQAAAVAAASIASLGKNAREVAENLYDGTDNGSFLDGIIRSSLETGLKSAATMAAVQAAAKNAMKGGGRGRDGSDGDDCSPKGSPQVTGAEDDGEDHQEDRAATPQSCQDSVGDSDDEKSRLESPDGQEHRRRQRQQRHEDSEHETVADRASTASPERATETENDDDDIADAVV; this is translated from the exons ATGGGAAGAAGAAAATGGCACCAGTATCAAGACATTTTGgcgaaaaattatttactggaAGAGGAATTGATGGATCGGAGAGAATGGGTTCCCGTCAAAACGTGTAATTCGTGTGATGTGAACACAGACCTGAGTATAGCGGATCACTCACCTGCAGAACTG GAGCCATCGTCTGAAACGGGAAGCTTGAGCGGCGGCAGTCGCAGCGCAGAGAGTCCGGAACCGGAACCGGGCAGGCGGTCGTCCTCCACACCGCCGACGGCGGCATCAGAGCCGTGTTGCGCCGATGACCggtcgccgccgccaccgccactgCTGTCGCTGCCCAACCCCAcggccgccgctgccgccgccgcaaTGGCCGCGGTCGCGTCACTGAACAactcgtcgtcgtcatcgtccaCGACGACGATGACACCGGCTGGCGGGCCACCGTCGCCCAGCGCGCTGGAGGCCGCGGCCGCCGGCCTACCGAAATGGCTTTTGGCCGCCGCCACGCTCAGGCTGCAAGAGACGACGGCCGCCGCAGCGGCGGCAGCAGCCGCAGCCGCGGCCGCGACATCAGCGGCTACCGGATGCAAGTCGCCTCCCGCCCACCGTCACcatcaacagcagcagcagcagcagcagcagcaacaccaGTCGCTCGATCAACCGCTTGATCTCAGCGCCAAgagcaacaacagcaacaacaacgtCAGCGGTTCGGGCGGCAACGCTTCGTCGTCGTCCGCGTCGTCCACGCCGTCGTGCCCGAGCTCGTCGTCTACGCCGTCGTCCGAGCTGAAAAACGTGCCCGCCACCGTCGCGGCCGCCGTCGCCATCAACCCGTTCACGTCAGATCTCATCGCCACGGACATGGTGAACCAGCTGCGCGACCTGTTACCGAGCACGTCCACGTTCCTACCGCACCAAACGCTCAACGTGCCCATGGTGACCACCAACAATCGGAACGCGTTTAA GACGAGGACAGTGAAACAGCCAAGTCACATAGCCGGCCGGAAGACTTACACGGAGGATGAGTTGCAAAAGGCGCTTCGGGACATCCAGAGCGGCAAGTTGGGCACGAGGCGGGCGGCCGTCATATACGGCATACCCAGGTCGACGTTGCGGAACAAGGTGTACAAGATGGCGCTGGAACGGGACAGCGGAAGCGTCGCCGGCGGTGCAGTGACCATCAGAGACGCGTCGGCCGGCGGGGACGACCCGTCCAACGGACAAGCGGCCGAGCTGTTGCCGTTGCTGGCCGAAGAAGATGACGACGAGGACAGGGAAACGACGTCCGTCGAAGACGAATGCACACACAGACCGGCGGCGGACGGCAAAGACGTCCACCCCGCCGCACACCAACAACAACCACCGCCGCAGCACCGCGGCCAGCAGCCCAGGACGCCGTCGTCGTACATGACGGTCGAAGACTTGTTGCGGATCACGGCGGAACAACAGCAGCAGGCGGCCGTAGCCATGCCCAACGCCGAGACGCTCCGACTGTTCCTGCAACATTACGCCAACAACAAACTGCTGCAGAACAGACCGGAACCACATTACCGCGGGCGCGACGTACCAGTGGACGGCCGATCGCCATCGCCACCGCCTACAGCCGCTGCCACCAGGTTTCCGCTGCCCATCACTGCGGACCTATGGCCGGCGGCTGCAGCGgctgcagcggcggcggcggccttAGACCCTCAACACATGGGAACGTATCTGACGCACTTGTTGTCCTCGTCGGTGACGGCCGCGTCGCCTACGGGCGGATTGGCATCGCCGCACTTGCAATCGCATGGCAGCCCACCACccccaccaccaccgccacctcCGCAGAAGCAACACATGTCAGCGGCTCACCACCAGCAAGAATTACTCAAAGATTTCACCGTCAAAGACTTGATGCGCAAGATACTGGACGAAGAACAACAGCAGCAGCTGCAGCACTTGCAGCAACAGTACAACAGCAGACTGGTAGACCACAGACGGTGGTCGTCGAACGGTTGCAGTTCGTCTGAACCGATGGACACGGGTCGCAGCAACGACGACGACTCGAACCCGTCCAATGTCATCCTGAGAATACCATCGTACAAGCCAGTTCCCGGTAGTAAGGGTGGCGATTACGAGTCAGTGGCGTGTGCCAGGGACATCTTGTCTCCCGGGCGAGCCAACAGCGCCCGGAGTGAttcgtcgtcgccgccgtcgtCTTCCGGTGGCGGTGTTGGTGGCAAACATCCGGTAAATCTGAGAGACGTGATCGCCAAGAGCATCACGCACAGGTATCAGTCCGATCCGCCGCTCCCACCGCCCATACCAGCCGTCGAGTCGTTCGCCCGGGCCTATCATCAGTACCAGCAACAACACCATCATCACcaccaacaacaacaacagcaccACCATCATctgcagcaacagcagcatGGCATACCCACTTCTTTCGGTACCGGAAACTCAGTCATCAGGAAccacaacaacaataatttgcAGCAGGAAGATTGCCGTAAACGAGTGCCGACGCCCACCAACAAATCATCGTCGGTCATAACGCCTTCGTCCGCCGGAGCCGGGTTCCACACAGGCGGCTCTTCATCGTCGTCGTCCAACTCGGCGTcagctgcggcggcggcggctgcggctGCGGCAGCGGCAGCGGCCGGTGGCAAGGGCACCAGGCCCAAACGGGGTAAGTACAGAAACTACGACCGGGACAGTCTAGTGGAAGCTGTGCGAGCAGTGCAGCGTGGCGAAATGAGCGTGCACCGTGCTGGATCTTATTACGGAGTGCCGCACTCTACGCTCGAGTACAAGGTCAAGGAGAGACATCTGATGCGGCCCAGGAAACGGGAACCCAAGAACCCTCCGTCCTCGTCTTCAGTATCCGCGGCGGTTGCTGCCGACCACCATTCAGACCGAAAAAAGTCGACGTCCGATCTGTCGTCATCGCCGTCGGTCGTCCGGCCGGCCGACAAGACCACTACCACCTCGTCGTCCTCGTCGTCTGCCACGCCGCCGGCCATAAAACTGCCCGCGCACGTCCAGTTCCCGGTGCAACAACAACCACCGTCGCTTCAGACGCCCAATGGGCTCAAGATGTTCGACGCCGCAGGCCCGGTAGGCCCGTACCAGCCGTCGTTCCCGTTCTGGGCTCCGAGCCCGTTCCACGTGCCCATGGAGTTCCAGCGTAATCCGGTGACTTTCCCGCCGATGTCAATGATGCAACGGATGCAGGCCGAGTCACGACTACACCACCACCAGGCCGCGGCCGTGGCTGCCGCGTCCATCGCCAGCTTGGGCAAAAATGCCCGCGAGGTAGCTGAAAACCTGTACGACGGAACGGACAACGGCAGCTTCCTGGACGGTATTATCAGGTCCAGTCTGGAGACGGGGCTCAAGTCGGCGGCTACTATGGCAGCTGTCCAAGCGGCTGCCAAGAACGCCATGAAGGGAGGCGGACGAGGTAGAGATGGCAGTGACGGCGACGACTGCAGTCCGAAAGGTTCGCCGCAAGTGACTGGGGCCGAAGATGACGGTGAAGACCATCAGGAGGACCGAGCAGCTACGCCACAGTCGTGCCAGGACTCTGTCGGGGACAGCGACGACGAGAAGTCACGACTCGAGTCTCCGGACGGACAGGAACATCGCCGCCGTCAACGTCAACAGCGGCACGAAGATTCCGAACACGAAACAGTCGCCGACCGGGCGTCCACCGCTTCACCCGAACGCGCAACCGAAACGGAAAACGACGATGATGACATCGCCGACGCTGTCGTCTGA